The proteins below are encoded in one region of candidate division KSB1 bacterium:
- the lexA gene encoding transcriptional repressor LexA, translating to MKPLTDKQKNVLKLIAEKIKDAGYPPTLQELADELGVSSKNAVLKHLTALEKKGYIGKREGGAARGIRILESLGFLDGPGISRVPLVGSVPAGSPLLAEENVDRYLTIPQDLLPAKGECFALKVQGDSMINAGILEDDLVVVHSTNSANNGDIVVALIGNETTVKRFMVTGNERYLKPENPNYSDIYPTEEWSVQGKVVALIRENVN from the coding sequence ATGAAACCATTAACAGACAAGCAGAAGAATGTGTTGAAGCTCATCGCTGAAAAAATCAAAGATGCCGGTTATCCGCCTACTTTGCAGGAGTTAGCAGATGAACTTGGCGTCAGTTCAAAGAATGCCGTTCTCAAGCACCTGACTGCGCTGGAAAAGAAAGGCTACATCGGCAAACGGGAAGGCGGCGCTGCCCGCGGCATCCGGATTTTGGAGTCGCTGGGTTTCCTCGACGGCCCGGGTATAAGCAGAGTTCCTTTGGTTGGGTCGGTTCCTGCCGGTTCCCCTCTGCTTGCCGAGGAGAACGTCGATCGCTATCTGACCATTCCGCAAGATCTCCTGCCTGCGAAAGGGGAGTGCTTTGCACTGAAGGTTCAGGGAGACAGCATGATCAATGCCGGAATTCTTGAAGATGACCTGGTAGTCGTCCATTCCACAAATAGTGCAAACAACGGCGATATCGTTGTGGCGTTGATTGGCAATGAAACCACGGTCAAGCGGTTTATGGTAACCGGCAACGAGCGCTATTTGAAGCCGGAGAATCCCAACTATTCCGATATTTATCCGACCGAGGAGTGGTCGGTTCAGGGCAAAGTGGTCGCGCTGATTCGGGAAAATGTGAATTAA